One window of Oncorhynchus kisutch isolate 150728-3 linkage group LG25, Okis_V2, whole genome shotgun sequence genomic DNA carries:
- the LOC109870375 gene encoding poly [ADP-ribose] polymerase tankyrase-2 isoform X1, which produces MASVARFWGSANTNSKLYIYENTTPLMSTRQCSRVMGLGGTSPGVDTPGSGEPNREIFEACRNGDVERVRRLVTPENVNSRDTAGRKSTPLHFAAGFGRRDVVDYLLQNGANVHARDEGGLVSLHNACSFGHSEVVNLLLHHGADANSRDNWSYTPLHEAAIKGKIDVCIVLLQHGAESTIRNTDGRTALDLAEESTKAVLTGEYRKDDLLESARSGNEDKLMALLTPFNVNCHASDGRKSSPLHLAAGYNRVKTVQLLLKHGADVHAKDKGDLVPLHNSCSYGHYEVTEILVKHGACVNAMDLWQFTPLHEAASKNRVDVCSLLVSYGADPTFLNCHNQSAIDLSPTSQLKERLAYEFRGHALLQAAREADLPRLKKHLSLETMTFKHPLTHETALHCAATSPYPKRKQVCELLLRKGANVNEKTKDFLTPLHLASEKSHNDIIEVLVKHEAKVNALDNLGQTALHRAAHCGHLQTCRLLLKSGCDPLVMSLRGFSPSQMGNERVQEILHEGTLIGNSDVDWQLLEASKSGDLEIVEKLCTMQNVNCRDVEGRQSTPLHFAAGYNRVSVVEYLLLHGADVHAKDKGGLFPLHNACSYGHYEVAELLVIHGALVNIADLWKFTPLHEAAAKGKYEICKLLLQHGADPTKKNRDGSTPLDLVKDGDTDMQDLLRGDAALLDAAKKGCLAQVEKLCSPDSVNCRDAHGRHSTLLHLAAGYNNLEVAEYLLQHGAEVNSQDKGGLIPLHNAASYGHVDVAALLIKYDACVNATDKWAFTPLHEAAQKGRTQLCALLLAHGADPTLRNQEGQSPLDLVTVDDVRALLTAAMPPSALPGCYKPQVIRMSAPVGVVVPPSLSASSIPLSTLASSNSLDNQATASTCTAFLELPTLLGPSGAVGTDKKEGPGVDLSIGQFLNNFGLEHLLEIFEREQITLDVLVEMGHKELKEIGINAYGHRHKIIKGVERLTSGPQSLNPYLALNTANSGTILIDLASDDKEFQLVEEELQSTIRGHRDGGLAGGVFNRYNIVKIQKVCNKKLWERYTHRRKEVSEENHNHSNERMLFHGSPFVNAILHKGFDERHAYKGGMFGAGIYFAENSSKSNQYVYGIGGGTGCPLHKDRSCYVCQRHLLFCRVTLGKSFLQFSAMKMAHSPPGHHSVTGRPSVNGLSLAEYVIYRGEQAYPEYLITYQILKPDASVDG; this is translated from the exons ATGGCCTCGGTGGCAAGGTTTTGGGGGTCTGCAAACACAAATTCCAAGCTCTACATTTACGAAAATACCACACCACTTATGTCCACCCGACAGTGTTCAAGGGTAATGGGCTTGGGTGGTACCTCCCCGGGAGTAGATACACCCGGGTCCGGCGAGCCGAACAGGGAGATCTTCGAGGCCTGCAGAAACGGAGATGTGGAGCGCGTGAGGAGGCTTGTCACACCGGAGAATGTAAACAGTAGAGACACCGCCGGCAGAAAATCCACCCCGCTGCATTTCGCTGCTG GATTTGGCCGCAGGGATGTGGTGGACTACCTACTACAAAACGGAGCCAACGTGCATGCCCGGGATGAGGGAGGCCTCGTATCACTCCACAACGCCTGCTCCTTCGGCCATTCTGAGGTGGTCAACCTGCTCCTGCACCATGGGGCCGATGCCAACTCCAGGGACAACTGGAGTTACACACCCCTCCACGAGGCCGCCATAAAGGGGAAGATCGACGTCTGCATAG TGCTCCTGCAACACGGAGCAGAGTCAACGATTCGTAACACAGATGGGAGGACAGCGCTGGACCTGGCTGAGGAGTCCACTAAAGCAGTGCTGACCG GTGAATATAGAAAAGATGACCTGCTAGAAAGTGCAAG GAGTGGGAATGAAGACAAGTTGATGGCCCTGCTAACACCATTTAATGTGAACTGTCATGCCAGTGACGGTCGGAAG TCCTCCCCTCTGCATCTGGCTGCTGGCTACAACCGTGTGAAGACAGTACAGCTGCTGTTAAAGCACGGGGCTGACGTCCATGCTAAAGACAAAGG TGATCTGGTGCCCCTTCATAACTCCTGTTCCTATGGACATTACGAAGTCACTGAGATTTTAGTAAAG CACGGCGCCTGTGTGAATGCCATGGACCTGTGGCAGTTCACCCCCCTGCACGAAGCCGCCTCTAAGAATAGGGTGGACGTGTGCTCCCTGCTCGTCAGCTACGGAGCCGACCCCACTTTCCTAAACTGCCACAACCAGAGCGCCATTGACCTGTCTCCCACTTCGCAGCTCAAAGAACGCCTGGCCT ATGAGTTCAGAGGTCATGCCTTGCTCCAGGCAGCACGTGAAGCTGACCTGCCCCGCCTAAAGAAGCACCTGTCACTGGAGACCATGACCTTCAAGCATCCCCTTACGCATGAAACCGCACTG CACTGTGCAGCGACATCTCCCTATCCCAAGAGAAAACAAGTGTGCGAGTTACTGCTGAGGAAAGGGGCCAACGTGAATGAGAAGACTAAAGA CTTCCTGACCCCCTTGCACCTGGCTTCTGAAAAGTCACACAACGACATAATCGAGGTGTTGGTGAAACATGAGGCAAAG GTCAATGCCCTGGACAACCTGGGCCAGACAGCTCTGCACCGTGCGGCCCACTGTGGCCACCTCCAGACCTGCCGTCTGCTGCTGAAATCAGGCTGCGACCCCCTCGTCATGTCTCTACGGGGTTTCTCTCCATCCCAAATGGGCAATGAGAGGGTGCAGGAGATACTGCATG AGGGAACTCTGATTGGAAACTCTGATGTGGACTGGCAGTTGCTAGAAGCCTCCAAGTCTGGAGATTTGGAGATTGTTGAA AAGCTGTGTACCATGCAGAATGTGAACTGTAGGGATGTAGAGGGCCGTCAATCCACCCCGCTCCACTTTGCGGCGGGGTATAACCGTGTGTCTGTGGTGGAGTACCTTCTACTGCATGGGGCTGACGTCCATGCCAAAGACAAAGG TGGCCTGTTCCCCCTACACAATGCCTGCTCCTACGGTCACTATGAGGTGGCTGAATTGCTGGTCATCcacggggctctggtcaacataGCTGACCTGTGGAAGTTTACCCCTCTGCACGAGGCCGCCGCCAAGGGAAAATACGAGATCTGCAAACTGCTGCTGCAG CACGGTGCAGACCCGACCAAGAAGAACCGAGATGGGAGCACTCCACTGGACCTGGTGAAGGATGGGGACACTGACATGCAGGACCTGCTAAGAGGAGACGCTGCCCTGCTGGACGCAGCTAAGAAGGGCTGTCTGGCCCAGGTCGAGAAGCTCTGCAGCCCCGATAGTGTTAACTGTAGAGACGCACATGGACGGCACTCtacactgctacacctggcag CTGGCTACAACAACCTGGAGGTAGCAGAGTACCTGCTTCAGCATGGAGCAGAGGTCAACTCCCAGGACAAGGGAGGGCTCATCCCCCTGCACAACGCTGCCTCCTACGGG catgTGGATGTGGCTGCTTTGCTCATCAAGTACGACGCATGCGTGAACGCCACAGATAAGTGGGCGTTCACTCCACTACACGAGGCAGCGCAGAAAGGGAGGACCCAGCTGTGTGCCCTGCTATTGGCTCACGGGGCCGACCCCACCCTCCGCAACCAGGAAGGCCAATCACCGCTGGACCTCGTCACG GTGGACGATGTTCGTGCCTTGTTGACAGCGGCCATGCCACCCTCAGCCCTGCCCGGTTGCTATAAACCCCAGGTAATCCGTATGTCTGCCCCTGTAGGGGTGGTGGTCCCCCCCAGCCTCTCAGCCAGCTCCATACCCCTGTCCACCTTGGCCTCCAGCAACAGTCTGGACAATCAGGCCACTGCCTCCACCTGCACTGCCTTCCTTGAGCTACCCACTCTCCTGGGGCCCTCTGGGGCTGTGGGCACGGACAAGAAGGAGGGTCCAGGTGTGGATCTGAGTATCGGACAGTTCCTCAACAACTTTGGACTGGAACACCTACTAGAGATCTTTGAAAGAGAGCAG ATCACACTGGATGTCCTGGTAGAGATGGGACACAAGGAGCTGAAAGAGATCGGTATCAATGCCTACGGACACAGACACAAGATTATCAAAGGAGTAGAGAGACTCACTAGCGGACCTCAAA GTTTGAACCCGTACCTTGCGTTGAACACGGCGAACAGTGGGACCATCCTGATAGATCTGGCGTCGGACGACAAGGAGTTTcagttggtggaggaggag TTGCAGAGTACGATCAGAGGGCACAGAGATGGAGGGCTTGCTGGAGGGGTTTTCAACAGATACAACATTGTTAAG ATCCAGAAAGTGTGCAACAAGAAGCTTTGGGAGAGGTACACCCATCGAAGGAAGGAGGTCTCCGAGGAGAATCACAATCACTCCAATGAACGGATGTTGTTTCACG GTTCGCCGTTTGTCAACGCCATCCTCCACAAGGGTTTTGATGAGAGGCATGCTTACAAAGGCGGCATGTTCGGCGCAGGCATCTACTTTGCTGAGAACTCGTCTAAGAGTAACCAGTACGTCTACGGGATAGGAGGCGGTACAGGCTGCCCTCTGCACAAAGACCGGTCCTGCTACGTGTGCCAACG GCACCTGCTGTTCTGCAGGGTGACCCTGGGCAAGTCCTTCCTGCAGTTCAGTGCCATGAAGATGGCCCACTCCCCTCCAGGACACCACTCTGTCACAGGGAGACCCAGTGTCAACGGACTGTCACTGGCAGAGTATGTCATCTACAGAGGAGAGCAG GCCTATCCAgagtatttgatcacctatcaGATATTAAAGCCCGATGCCTCTGTGGATGGATAG
- the LOC109870375 gene encoding poly [ADP-ribose] polymerase tankyrase-2 isoform X2: MASVARFWGSANTNSKLYIYENTTPLMSTRQCSRVMGLGGTSPGVDTPGSGEPNREIFEACRNGDVERVRRLVTPENVNSRDTAGRKSTPLHFAAGFGRRDVVDYLLQNGANVHARDEGGLVSLHNACSFGHSEVVNLLLHHGADANSRDNWSYTPLHEAAIKGKIDVCIVLLQHGAESTIRNTDGRTALDLAEESTKAVLTGEYRKDDLLESARSGNEDKLMALLTPFNVNCHASDGRKSSPLHLAAGYNRVKTVQLLLKHGADVHAKDKGDLVPLHNSCSYGHYEVTEILVKHGACVNAMDLWQFTPLHEAASKNRVDVCSLLVSYGADPTFLNCHNQSAIDLSPTSQLKERLAYEFRGHALLQAAREADLPRLKKHLSLETMTFKHPLTHETALHCAATSPYPKRKQVCELLLRKGANVNEKTKDFLTPLHLASEKSHNDIIEVLVKHEAKVNALDNLGQTALHRAAHCGHLQTCRLLLKSGCDPLVMSLRGFSPSQMGNERVQEILHEGTLIGNSDVDWQLLEASKSGDLEIVEKLCTMQNVNCRDVEGRQSTPLHFAAGYNRVSVVEYLLLHGADVHAKDKGGLFPLHNACSYGHYEVAELLVIHGALVNIADLWKFTPLHEAAAKGKYEICKLLLQHGADPTKKNRDGSTPLDLVKDGDTDMQDLLRGDAALLDAAKKGCLAQVEKLCSPDSVNCRDAHGRHSTLLHLAAGYNNLEVAEYLLQHGAEVNSQDKGGLIPLHNAASYGVDDVRALLTAAMPPSALPGCYKPQVIRMSAPVGVVVPPSLSASSIPLSTLASSNSLDNQATASTCTAFLELPTLLGPSGAVGTDKKEGPGVDLSIGQFLNNFGLEHLLEIFEREQITLDVLVEMGHKELKEIGINAYGHRHKIIKGVERLTSGPQSLNPYLALNTANSGTILIDLASDDKEFQLVEEELQSTIRGHRDGGLAGGVFNRYNIVKIQKVCNKKLWERYTHRRKEVSEENHNHSNERMLFHGSPFVNAILHKGFDERHAYKGGMFGAGIYFAENSSKSNQYVYGIGGGTGCPLHKDRSCYVCQRHLLFCRVTLGKSFLQFSAMKMAHSPPGHHSVTGRPSVNGLSLAEYVIYRGEQAYPEYLITYQILKPDASVDG; the protein is encoded by the exons ATGGCCTCGGTGGCAAGGTTTTGGGGGTCTGCAAACACAAATTCCAAGCTCTACATTTACGAAAATACCACACCACTTATGTCCACCCGACAGTGTTCAAGGGTAATGGGCTTGGGTGGTACCTCCCCGGGAGTAGATACACCCGGGTCCGGCGAGCCGAACAGGGAGATCTTCGAGGCCTGCAGAAACGGAGATGTGGAGCGCGTGAGGAGGCTTGTCACACCGGAGAATGTAAACAGTAGAGACACCGCCGGCAGAAAATCCACCCCGCTGCATTTCGCTGCTG GATTTGGCCGCAGGGATGTGGTGGACTACCTACTACAAAACGGAGCCAACGTGCATGCCCGGGATGAGGGAGGCCTCGTATCACTCCACAACGCCTGCTCCTTCGGCCATTCTGAGGTGGTCAACCTGCTCCTGCACCATGGGGCCGATGCCAACTCCAGGGACAACTGGAGTTACACACCCCTCCACGAGGCCGCCATAAAGGGGAAGATCGACGTCTGCATAG TGCTCCTGCAACACGGAGCAGAGTCAACGATTCGTAACACAGATGGGAGGACAGCGCTGGACCTGGCTGAGGAGTCCACTAAAGCAGTGCTGACCG GTGAATATAGAAAAGATGACCTGCTAGAAAGTGCAAG GAGTGGGAATGAAGACAAGTTGATGGCCCTGCTAACACCATTTAATGTGAACTGTCATGCCAGTGACGGTCGGAAG TCCTCCCCTCTGCATCTGGCTGCTGGCTACAACCGTGTGAAGACAGTACAGCTGCTGTTAAAGCACGGGGCTGACGTCCATGCTAAAGACAAAGG TGATCTGGTGCCCCTTCATAACTCCTGTTCCTATGGACATTACGAAGTCACTGAGATTTTAGTAAAG CACGGCGCCTGTGTGAATGCCATGGACCTGTGGCAGTTCACCCCCCTGCACGAAGCCGCCTCTAAGAATAGGGTGGACGTGTGCTCCCTGCTCGTCAGCTACGGAGCCGACCCCACTTTCCTAAACTGCCACAACCAGAGCGCCATTGACCTGTCTCCCACTTCGCAGCTCAAAGAACGCCTGGCCT ATGAGTTCAGAGGTCATGCCTTGCTCCAGGCAGCACGTGAAGCTGACCTGCCCCGCCTAAAGAAGCACCTGTCACTGGAGACCATGACCTTCAAGCATCCCCTTACGCATGAAACCGCACTG CACTGTGCAGCGACATCTCCCTATCCCAAGAGAAAACAAGTGTGCGAGTTACTGCTGAGGAAAGGGGCCAACGTGAATGAGAAGACTAAAGA CTTCCTGACCCCCTTGCACCTGGCTTCTGAAAAGTCACACAACGACATAATCGAGGTGTTGGTGAAACATGAGGCAAAG GTCAATGCCCTGGACAACCTGGGCCAGACAGCTCTGCACCGTGCGGCCCACTGTGGCCACCTCCAGACCTGCCGTCTGCTGCTGAAATCAGGCTGCGACCCCCTCGTCATGTCTCTACGGGGTTTCTCTCCATCCCAAATGGGCAATGAGAGGGTGCAGGAGATACTGCATG AGGGAACTCTGATTGGAAACTCTGATGTGGACTGGCAGTTGCTAGAAGCCTCCAAGTCTGGAGATTTGGAGATTGTTGAA AAGCTGTGTACCATGCAGAATGTGAACTGTAGGGATGTAGAGGGCCGTCAATCCACCCCGCTCCACTTTGCGGCGGGGTATAACCGTGTGTCTGTGGTGGAGTACCTTCTACTGCATGGGGCTGACGTCCATGCCAAAGACAAAGG TGGCCTGTTCCCCCTACACAATGCCTGCTCCTACGGTCACTATGAGGTGGCTGAATTGCTGGTCATCcacggggctctggtcaacataGCTGACCTGTGGAAGTTTACCCCTCTGCACGAGGCCGCCGCCAAGGGAAAATACGAGATCTGCAAACTGCTGCTGCAG CACGGTGCAGACCCGACCAAGAAGAACCGAGATGGGAGCACTCCACTGGACCTGGTGAAGGATGGGGACACTGACATGCAGGACCTGCTAAGAGGAGACGCTGCCCTGCTGGACGCAGCTAAGAAGGGCTGTCTGGCCCAGGTCGAGAAGCTCTGCAGCCCCGATAGTGTTAACTGTAGAGACGCACATGGACGGCACTCtacactgctacacctggcag CTGGCTACAACAACCTGGAGGTAGCAGAGTACCTGCTTCAGCATGGAGCAGAGGTCAACTCCCAGGACAAGGGAGGGCTCATCCCCCTGCACAACGCTGCCTCCTACGGG GTGGACGATGTTCGTGCCTTGTTGACAGCGGCCATGCCACCCTCAGCCCTGCCCGGTTGCTATAAACCCCAGGTAATCCGTATGTCTGCCCCTGTAGGGGTGGTGGTCCCCCCCAGCCTCTCAGCCAGCTCCATACCCCTGTCCACCTTGGCCTCCAGCAACAGTCTGGACAATCAGGCCACTGCCTCCACCTGCACTGCCTTCCTTGAGCTACCCACTCTCCTGGGGCCCTCTGGGGCTGTGGGCACGGACAAGAAGGAGGGTCCAGGTGTGGATCTGAGTATCGGACAGTTCCTCAACAACTTTGGACTGGAACACCTACTAGAGATCTTTGAAAGAGAGCAG ATCACACTGGATGTCCTGGTAGAGATGGGACACAAGGAGCTGAAAGAGATCGGTATCAATGCCTACGGACACAGACACAAGATTATCAAAGGAGTAGAGAGACTCACTAGCGGACCTCAAA GTTTGAACCCGTACCTTGCGTTGAACACGGCGAACAGTGGGACCATCCTGATAGATCTGGCGTCGGACGACAAGGAGTTTcagttggtggaggaggag TTGCAGAGTACGATCAGAGGGCACAGAGATGGAGGGCTTGCTGGAGGGGTTTTCAACAGATACAACATTGTTAAG ATCCAGAAAGTGTGCAACAAGAAGCTTTGGGAGAGGTACACCCATCGAAGGAAGGAGGTCTCCGAGGAGAATCACAATCACTCCAATGAACGGATGTTGTTTCACG GTTCGCCGTTTGTCAACGCCATCCTCCACAAGGGTTTTGATGAGAGGCATGCTTACAAAGGCGGCATGTTCGGCGCAGGCATCTACTTTGCTGAGAACTCGTCTAAGAGTAACCAGTACGTCTACGGGATAGGAGGCGGTACAGGCTGCCCTCTGCACAAAGACCGGTCCTGCTACGTGTGCCAACG GCACCTGCTGTTCTGCAGGGTGACCCTGGGCAAGTCCTTCCTGCAGTTCAGTGCCATGAAGATGGCCCACTCCCCTCCAGGACACCACTCTGTCACAGGGAGACCCAGTGTCAACGGACTGTCACTGGCAGAGTATGTCATCTACAGAGGAGAGCAG GCCTATCCAgagtatttgatcacctatcaGATATTAAAGCCCGATGCCTCTGTGGATGGATAG